One genomic region from uncultured Cohaesibacter sp. encodes:
- a CDS encoding AMP-binding protein, whose product MRRLTDYTSYSDAQKHFSKDALWDLFDGNRERFNITHECIDRFDDGASVALRIAHADGSDEIITFEELARRSSQIAHFLTEKGLAKGDRVAVMIEPSLAFYCCLFGAMKAGAVAVPMFTLFGPDGIQLRVGDCSPEIFFTNAEKEADAIAGGAKNVIVADQAFLDGLNTLPITYDWETSGDDLAVLQYTSGTTRLLPAAVHHSHRSIVTLMVAALYGTGIRPGDRFFCPSSPAWGHGLWHGTLAPLAMGVSTGTFSGRFDPVRLLKALQDFKITNLTAAATHYRMMRNCGEAENFNYNFEKLSFTGEPIDSETASYVERVFGTKVRSMYGTTEIGVIISNYPGAEDLEVRDGAMGKAVPGVEVEVQRADGTPAAPGETGELMVRKRGEWFPTKDLGRVDEDGYFYHAGRADDVIISAGWTMSAVEIEDAILRHPKVAECAAIGVPDSLRGQVVKAFVLLKDKANEGLDEEIQELVRTNLSRHEYPRQIEFVTSLPKTPAGKVNRKILRDQEAQITKTTKTLENAE is encoded by the coding sequence ATGAGACGCCTGACAGATTACACAAGCTATTCGGACGCTCAGAAGCATTTCTCAAAAGACGCCCTTTGGGATCTGTTCGACGGCAATCGCGAGCGCTTCAACATCACCCATGAATGCATTGACCGCTTCGATGATGGGGCTTCGGTTGCCTTGCGGATTGCTCATGCCGATGGCAGCGACGAGATCATCACCTTCGAGGAGCTGGCCAGACGGTCTTCCCAGATCGCCCATTTCCTGACCGAAAAAGGACTGGCGAAAGGCGACCGCGTTGCGGTGATGATCGAGCCGTCGCTGGCCTTCTACTGCTGTCTTTTCGGAGCCATGAAGGCAGGCGCCGTGGCAGTTCCCATGTTCACCCTGTTCGGGCCGGACGGGATCCAGCTGCGGGTCGGAGATTGCAGCCCGGAGATCTTTTTCACCAATGCAGAGAAGGAAGCCGATGCAATCGCCGGCGGCGCCAAGAATGTCATCGTTGCCGATCAGGCCTTCCTTGATGGTCTGAATACGCTGCCTATCACCTACGATTGGGAGACCTCAGGCGACGACCTTGCGGTGCTGCAATACACGTCGGGCACGACCCGGTTGCTCCCGGCAGCTGTGCATCATTCGCACCGGTCTATCGTTACCCTGATGGTGGCCGCGCTCTATGGCACTGGCATTCGCCCCGGTGACCGCTTCTTCTGCCCATCGTCCCCGGCATGGGGCCACGGGCTGTGGCACGGCACGCTGGCCCCGCTGGCCATGGGCGTGTCGACCGGTACCTTCAGCGGGCGTTTTGATCCCGTTCGTCTGCTGAAGGCTTTGCAGGATTTCAAGATCACCAACCTGACGGCGGCGGCGACCCACTACCGCATGATGCGCAATTGCGGTGAGGCGGAAAACTTCAACTATAACTTTGAAAAGCTGAGCTTCACCGGCGAACCCATCGATTCCGAGACCGCGAGCTATGTCGAACGGGTGTTCGGCACCAAGGTGCGGTCCATGTATGGCACCACGGAAATCGGCGTGATCATCTCCAACTATCCCGGCGCAGAAGACCTTGAGGTGCGCGATGGGGCCATGGGCAAGGCGGTGCCCGGCGTCGAAGTCGAGGTGCAACGGGCCGATGGCACGCCGGCTGCTCCCGGCGAGACCGGCGAGCTGATGGTCAGGAAGCGCGGCGAATGGTTCCCCACCAAGGATCTGGGGCGGGTCGATGAAGATGGTTATTTCTATCACGCTGGTCGCGCCGATGATGTGATCATCTCGGCTGGCTGGACCATGAGCGCGGTCGAGATCGAGGACGCCATCCTGCGCCACCCGAAGGTGGCCGAGTGTGCCGCCATCGGCGTACCCGACAGCCTTCGCGGGCAGGTGGTCAAGGCCTTTGTACTGCTCAAGGACAAGGCGAACGAGGGACTGGACGAGGAAATCCAGGAACTCGTGCGGACCAATCTCAGCCGCCATGAATATCCCAGACAAATCGAATTTGTCACCTCGCTGCCGAAAACCCCGGCGGGCAAGGTGAACCGTAAAATCCTGCGCGATCAGGAAGCCCAGATAACAAAGACAACGAAGACACTGGAGAACGCGGAGTAG
- a CDS encoding TRAP transporter small permease — translation MILKRLEDTLHLGGCLGLVAVAALINADILLRFFFNEPVQIQFELTELFLMPALATLSLSRVYREGGHLAIDLIPKNFAGDLGYVIKFVQLLLPALFFMAVTVMSGKFALHAILEGEIEYGVIDWSLGWAYAVIPLGCGVLTLRLVHDFIEKIILK, via the coding sequence ATGATCCTGAAAAGACTGGAAGACACCCTGCATCTTGGAGGGTGCCTGGGTCTCGTCGCGGTTGCGGCCCTGATCAACGCGGACATTCTGCTGCGGTTCTTCTTCAATGAACCGGTGCAGATCCAGTTCGAGCTCACCGAGCTCTTTCTGATGCCCGCGTTGGCTACCCTGTCCCTGTCTCGCGTTTATCGCGAGGGAGGGCATCTGGCTATCGATTTGATTCCCAAGAACTTCGCTGGAGATCTGGGGTATGTCATCAAATTCGTTCAGCTGCTTTTGCCAGCCCTGTTCTTTATGGCTGTCACTGTCATGTCCGGCAAATTCGCCCTTCATGCAATCCTTGAAGGCGAGATTGAATATGGCGTGATCGACTGGTCCCTTGGTTGGGCCTATGCGGTCATTCCGCTTGGATGTGGCGTGCTGACATTGAGGCTGGTGCACGACTTTATAGAAAAAATCATCTTGAAATAA
- a CDS encoding IclR family transcriptional regulator: MVEPETKQQTKRQVPAVTRALAILRLLAKSNDPIGVNPIARSLGLVPSTCLHILRVLQDEGLVDFDSNTKRYSIGIGILPLARSALQKNSFSTLVQPRLSELSNRFGVTGIATQLAEPAQMVVIALSQSTIPFRLQVDFGSRFPPLISATGRLFAAYNGLDQTRLRKEFDKLVWDHPPRFEDWLAQIEEAKQLGYGVDQGVYISGVTVVAVPVFSNNGKMVRSLVAIGISERLQSEQIPELAQAMMDIRDEIQDLQI; encoded by the coding sequence ATGGTTGAGCCGGAAACCAAGCAGCAAACGAAACGTCAGGTCCCTGCGGTCACGCGGGCTCTTGCGATCCTTCGGCTGCTGGCAAAATCCAATGACCCCATAGGGGTCAATCCCATCGCGAGGAGCCTTGGGCTTGTGCCGAGCACCTGCCTTCATATCCTTAGGGTGTTGCAGGATGAGGGGCTGGTGGACTTCGATTCCAACACCAAGCGCTACTCCATCGGCATCGGGATTCTGCCTCTTGCCCGGTCGGCATTGCAGAAGAATTCCTTTTCAACTTTGGTCCAACCCCGCCTGTCGGAGCTGTCCAATCGATTCGGAGTGACCGGCATTGCGACCCAGCTTGCCGAACCGGCCCAGATGGTGGTCATCGCCCTGTCCCAATCAACGATACCCTTCCGCCTGCAGGTCGATTTCGGCAGTCGGTTTCCGCCGTTGATCAGCGCCACGGGGCGTCTGTTCGCCGCCTACAATGGCCTTGATCAAACACGGCTGCGCAAGGAGTTCGACAAGTTGGTCTGGGACCACCCACCGCGCTTTGAGGATTGGCTCGCCCAGATCGAGGAAGCCAAACAGCTGGGCTATGGTGTCGATCAGGGAGTTTATATTTCGGGGGTGACGGTGGTCGCCGTGCCCGTCTTCAGCAACAATGGCAAAATGGTTCGTTCACTCGTCGCCATCGGCATTTCGGAACGTCTGCAATCAGAACAGATCCCGGAACTGGCACAAGCCATGATGGACATCAGGGACGAAATTCAGGACTTGCAGATTTAA
- a CDS encoding MaoC family dehydratase N-terminal domain-containing protein — protein sequence MNETLHRKFPKITPEGLDDLRKRIGVKIENTVEPWCYEATRDNIRHYAHGIGDDNPLWCDPDYAKTTKYGDVLALPSFLFATSRIISGYVGGLPGVHAMWSGANWSWHKPIVRNTEFRTEAYLKDLIEHDTPLCRQGRAADLSCRFLRR from the coding sequence ATGAACGAAACTTTGCATCGGAAGTTTCCGAAGATTACCCCGGAGGGCCTTGATGACCTGCGCAAGCGCATTGGCGTCAAGATCGAGAACACGGTCGAGCCATGGTGCTATGAAGCGACGCGGGACAACATTCGCCACTATGCCCACGGCATTGGCGATGACAATCCGCTGTGGTGCGACCCGGACTATGCCAAGACCACCAAATATGGCGATGTGCTGGCCCTGCCGAGCTTCCTGTTCGCCACCAGCCGTATCATTTCCGGCTATGTTGGCGGTCTGCCAGGTGTGCATGCCATGTGGTCAGGGGCCAACTGGTCCTGGCACAAGCCGATCGTGCGCAATACCGAGTTCCGCACAGAAGCCTATCTGAAGGATCTCATCGAGCACGACACCCCGCTTTGCAGGCAAGGCCGTGCAGCAGATCTATCATGTCGATTTCTACGACGCTAA